A genomic stretch from Limisphaerales bacterium includes:
- a CDS encoding DUF3500 domain-containing protein, which produces MIILVFGLLLAQNGRTADFPANMAQAANGLLASLNANQTKKAAYAFKSEARTDWNFLPAEMLKDGYRKGLQIKEMTPAQRKLAHTLLKTVLSETGHTKIRNIMFLEDILFVLEGKNRRFVRDSEAYHILIFGKPGSKGTWGWRFEGHHLSLNYTIVNGQLAGVPSFWGSNPAICDFGPGRRLVALEAEENLARKLRLSLGESQKKSAVIANKAPKDILTAALPSAKALEQTGVAYGQLDKAGQQMLVELIKEYINRHRAIVAKEDWAKIEKGGLEKIRFSWAGSTKQFEPHYYRVQGPSFLLEYANTQNGANHVHATWRDFNGDFGRDLLREHVRKDH; this is translated from the coding sequence ATGATCATTCTTGTTTTCGGACTGCTGCTTGCCCAAAACGGACGCACCGCCGATTTCCCTGCTAACATGGCCCAAGCCGCCAATGGTTTGCTCGCAAGCCTCAACGCAAATCAAACTAAAAAAGCGGCGTACGCATTCAAATCAGAAGCCCGGACTGATTGGAATTTCCTCCCTGCAGAAATGCTCAAGGATGGATACCGAAAAGGACTTCAAATCAAAGAAATGACCCCCGCTCAACGTAAATTGGCCCACACACTTCTCAAAACCGTGCTCAGTGAAACAGGGCATACCAAGATCCGCAATATCATGTTTCTTGAAGATATTCTTTTTGTTCTCGAAGGAAAGAATCGACGGTTTGTCCGGGACTCAGAGGCGTATCACATTTTGATTTTTGGCAAACCCGGCTCCAAAGGGACATGGGGTTGGCGTTTTGAAGGCCACCATCTTTCGCTCAACTACACCATCGTGAACGGTCAATTGGCAGGGGTGCCTTCCTTCTGGGGCAGCAATCCGGCAATCTGTGATTTTGGCCCGGGCCGGCGGCTGGTGGCTTTGGAGGCGGAAGAAAACCTGGCCCGCAAACTGCGGCTGTCTTTAGGGGAATCTCAAAAAAAATCCGCGGTGATTGCAAACAAAGCTCCCAAAGATATTCTGACCGCAGCACTTCCATCCGCCAAGGCACTCGAACAAACGGGGGTCGCATACGGTCAATTAGACAAGGCAGGGCAACAGATGTTGGTCGAATTAATCAAGGAATATATCAATCGCCATCGGGCCATCGTTGCCAAAGAAGACTGGGCCAAAATTGAAAAAGGCGGCCTTGAAAAAATCCGGTTTTCATGGGCAGGCAGCACCAAACAATTTGAGCCACATTATTATCGCGTACAAGGCCCGAGCTTTTTATTGGAATACGCGAACACACAAAATGGCGCCAATCACGTGCATGCAACCTGGCGCGATTTCAATGGCGATTTCGGCCGCGACCTGCTTCGCGAACATGTGCGGAAAGATCATTAA
- a CDS encoding TIGR00282 family metallophosphoesterase, whose amino-acid sequence MKLLFIGDIVGKPGRHAVRDLVPLLRDRHQLDLVIANGENAVGGSGINREKANEIFDAGVDVMTCGDHLWDQREVLELLDSEPRFVRPTNYPPGTPGQGSTLFERAGLPTVGIINAQGRTFMRGEMENPFRTVAEEVKKLAPIAPVIFVDFHAEATSEKIAMGRMLDGDVSAVVGTHTHVQTADETIFPGGTAFLCDAGFTGPHDGVIGREWKPVVHRFLTSQPQRFPVAKGRVLLQGVIIEVDGATGKATSIERVNEAL is encoded by the coding sequence GTGAAACTTTTGTTCATTGGAGACATTGTCGGAAAGCCGGGCCGGCACGCGGTGCGTGATTTAGTGCCTTTATTGCGGGACCGCCATCAATTGGATTTGGTGATCGCCAATGGCGAAAACGCCGTCGGCGGCAGCGGCATTAACCGTGAGAAAGCGAACGAAATTTTTGATGCCGGAGTGGATGTTATGACCTGTGGCGATCATCTTTGGGATCAGCGTGAGGTCCTGGAGTTGCTGGACAGCGAGCCTCGTTTTGTGCGACCGACTAATTATCCGCCCGGCACGCCCGGGCAGGGCAGCACTTTATTCGAACGTGCGGGATTGCCCACCGTCGGCATAATCAACGCGCAAGGCCGCACCTTTATGCGCGGGGAAATGGAAAACCCATTTCGTACGGTAGCCGAGGAAGTCAAGAAGCTTGCTCCGATCGCGCCGGTGATATTTGTGGATTTTCATGCGGAAGCCACCAGCGAAAAAATTGCCATGGGACGAATGCTGGATGGGGATGTGAGCGCGGTGGTGGGCACGCACACGCACGTGCAAACGGCGGATGAAACCATTTTTCCCGGCGGCACGGCTTTCCTTTGCGACGCTGGTTTTACGGGCCCGCACGATGGAGTGATCGGTCGTGAATGGAAGCCGGTGGTTCATCGATTCCTCACCAGCCAACCCCAGAGGTTTCCCGTTGCCAAAGGCCGTGTGCTGTTGCAGGGGGTGATCATCGAGGTCGATGGCGCTACCGGCAAAGCTACTTCGATCGAGCGAGTGAATGAGGCGCTTTAG
- a CDS encoding YicC family protein, whose product MNSMTGYGRGESSRDGAKLTVEISTVNRKQAELSLYLPRELDALENRARDEINSRISRGRIVARVGLSTTDGNGTEVKLDANLAKRFAREYRKLAKELKLKDDLGIDTILRAPGVLKQCDEALDVEKVWPTLRKALRDALADLLSMRTREGANLKKDLQQRIGTMQKAVKKIAKQAPSTVKRHREQLHERLISAGLELGKGDDERLLKEVAMFADRIDITEELTRLESHFGQFNDCAKTKGPVGRTLDFLSQEMNREINTIGSKGNDAAISKMVVTLKSELEKFREQVQNVE is encoded by the coding sequence ATGAATTCGATGACCGGCTATGGACGCGGCGAATCGTCGCGCGATGGCGCAAAGCTCACAGTAGAAATCAGCACGGTAAACCGCAAGCAGGCGGAATTATCGTTATACCTGCCTCGGGAACTGGATGCCTTAGAAAACCGGGCACGCGATGAAATTAACTCGCGCATTTCCCGCGGACGCATCGTGGCGCGGGTGGGCTTGTCGACCACGGACGGGAATGGGACGGAGGTGAAACTCGATGCCAACCTCGCAAAACGTTTCGCCCGCGAATATCGAAAACTTGCCAAGGAGCTGAAGTTGAAAGACGACCTTGGCATCGACACGATTTTACGCGCCCCCGGTGTGTTGAAACAATGTGATGAGGCGCTGGACGTTGAGAAAGTGTGGCCCACGTTACGAAAGGCACTGCGCGATGCATTGGCGGATTTGCTTTCGATGCGCACCCGCGAGGGAGCAAATCTTAAAAAAGATTTACAGCAACGTATTGGCACCATGCAAAAGGCGGTGAAGAAAATTGCAAAGCAGGCACCGTCTACCGTGAAACGGCATCGCGAGCAATTACACGAGCGCCTGATTTCCGCCGGGCTGGAATTGGGCAAGGGCGATGACGAGCGGTTGCTCAAAGAAGTGGCGATGTTTGCGGACAGGATAGATATCACGGAGGAACTCACGCGGCTGGAAAGTCACTTTGGGCAGTTCAACGATTGCGCAAAAACAAAAGGGCCGGTGGGTCGCACCCTTGATTTTCTTTCACAGGAAATGAATCGGGAAATTAACACAATCGGTTCGAAGGGGAATGATGCGGCCATTTCAAAGATGGTAGTGACGCTGAAAAGTGAGTTGGAAAAATTTCGTGAGCAGGTGCAAAACGTGGAGTGA
- the gmk gene encoding guanylate kinase, whose product MRGDSQSQPILWVLSGPSGVGKTTVALRLLAENPSLVRVVTCTTRAPRKGEVDGEAYHFLSETEFTQGVDAGEFLEHAEVYGQRYGTMKSAVTEALAAGKDVLVVNDVQGALTFTEMARRDEGLAKALSTIFIVAENTAALRARLEMRGEDAPAVIAGRLAVADAEMAQQDQFDHVVVSGTREEDAAAVQEIFANAK is encoded by the coding sequence ATGAGGGGTGACAGTCAATCCCAGCCGATTTTGTGGGTGCTCTCCGGTCCATCGGGAGTAGGGAAAACAACCGTCGCACTGCGGTTGCTGGCGGAGAACCCTTCGCTCGTCCGCGTGGTAACCTGTACCACTCGCGCCCCCCGCAAAGGCGAAGTGGACGGTGAGGCATATCATTTTTTGAGTGAGACGGAATTCACTCAAGGGGTGGATGCGGGCGAATTTTTGGAACACGCCGAAGTGTATGGCCAAAGATATGGCACGATGAAATCTGCGGTGACCGAAGCACTCGCCGCAGGGAAGGATGTGCTGGTGGTAAATGATGTGCAAGGCGCGCTGACGTTTACTGAAATGGCGCGACGGGATGAAGGTTTGGCAAAGGCCTTGAGCACCATTTTTATTGTAGCCGAAAATACGGCAGCGTTGAGGGCGCGTTTGGAAATGCGCGGTGAGGATGCGCCTGCAGTGATTGCCGGACGACTGGCCGTTGCAGATGCGGAGATGGCGCAGCAGGATCAATTTGACCACGTCGTGGTGAGCGGCACACGCGAGGAGGATGCTGCGGCGGTGCAGGAAATTTTTGCAAACGCAAAATAA
- a CDS encoding phosphopantothenoylcysteine decarboxylase, giving the protein MAKRKIIALGVTGSIAAHKAVDVCSSLAKGGADVHVVMTRDAQEFVTPLPFKTLSRNPVITSLYDEEEGWQPAHIRLADEADLLIIAPATANCLAKLAHGQADDALGCIALALNPDAKLMIAPAMNGKMWSHPATQANVALLRDRGAQFIGPAEGELACGYEGLGRLESAELIVGAALQWVGLSS; this is encoded by the coding sequence ATGGCAAAACGTAAAATAATCGCACTTGGGGTAACGGGCTCCATTGCTGCCCACAAAGCGGTGGATGTGTGCAGTTCGCTGGCAAAAGGCGGGGCGGATGTGCACGTGGTGATGACCCGGGATGCGCAGGAATTTGTGACGCCGTTGCCATTCAAAACGCTTTCGCGCAATCCGGTGATCACCAGCCTTTATGATGAGGAAGAGGGCTGGCAGCCGGCGCACATTCGTCTGGCGGATGAGGCGGATTTGCTGATCATCGCCCCGGCCACGGCTAATTGCCTTGCCAAGCTTGCTCATGGGCAGGCGGATGACGCACTGGGCTGCATCGCGTTGGCATTGAACCCTGATGCAAAATTGATGATCGCGCCGGCGATGAACGGAAAAATGTGGAGCCATCCGGCCACGCAGGCAAATGTGGCGTTATTGCGGGATCGAGGTGCGCAATTCATCGGCCCGGCCGAGGGCGAACTGGCGTGTGGCTACGAGGGACTTGGCCGGTTGGAATCTGCCGAATTAATTGTCGGAGCGGCCTTGCAGTGGGTGGGGCTTTCATCTTAG